A section of the Methanoregula formicica SMSP genome encodes:
- a CDS encoding TfuA-related McrA-glycine thioamidation protein, with the protein MQRITVFLGPSLEREAAEKILPAEYRPPAKRGDLLRAAEEGATIIGLIDGVFHQESAVAHREILAAVKKGIRVVGASSMGALRAAEMDTLGMTGIGEVYRLYKNGELISDDEVALVFDPETGLSLSEPLVNIRFTLKRAETEGTITSQEHADLLAAARSVFYPQRTYPKIVSAAGNALDPSTAQQFLSWVMDHAVDRKRLDAIEALEYIRDLAAKGS; encoded by the coding sequence ATGCAGCGGATCACCGTCTTTCTCGGGCCAAGCCTTGAGCGGGAAGCTGCCGAGAAGATCCTTCCCGCAGAGTACCGGCCACCGGCAAAACGCGGGGATCTCCTGCGGGCAGCAGAAGAAGGTGCAACGATCATCGGTCTTATCGACGGGGTCTTCCACCAGGAATCCGCTGTTGCCCACCGCGAGATCCTTGCCGCCGTAAAGAAGGGTATCAGGGTAGTAGGGGCATCCAGCATGGGGGCGCTCCGGGCCGCCGAGATGGACACGCTGGGCATGACCGGGATCGGTGAAGTATACCGGTTGTACAAAAACGGGGAGCTCATCTCCGACGACGAGGTCGCGCTCGTCTTCGACCCGGAAACCGGGCTCTCCCTGTCTGAACCTCTCGTCAATATCCGTTTTACCCTGAAACGGGCGGAAACCGAGGGGACCATAACCTCGCAGGAGCATGCAGACCTGCTCGCTGCTGCAAGATCCGTGTTTTACCCGCAACGCACGTATCCGAAGATCGTATCAGCGGCAGGAAACGCTCTCGATCCCTCTACCGCACAACAGTTTCTATCATGGGTAATGGACCATGCCGTTGACCGGAAGAGGCTGGACGCGATCGAGGCACTGGAATACATCCGGGACCTGGCCGCCAAAGGTTCCTGA
- a CDS encoding YcaO-related McrA-glycine thioamidation protein gives MQLQSCKKTYNNETQRAVPLEETLARIEPKVAAAGITRVADITSLDRIGIPVFSCIRPTAEAGAITVYNGKGATVEESRISAIMEGIERYSAEVHDREIRVALYDEMKMEGNVLDPHDLILPEGAQTDRFMSWCRGYDIARGEDLWVPAYAVFHPVPFQYRGPMRTNTNGLASGNTREEAIFHALSEVVERDAWSLVETTRNTGPAVIDIDDPTIRDMQKKFADAGVEVTVRDITSDIGIPTMAAVADDVLTKDPMLLTIGIGTHTSARIAVMRALTEVAQSRLTQIHGAREDTTLAEMRKRMGYERAKRINGYWYRDNGTIPYKDVTSSDSDDFKKDIEFVVESLKKQGLDRVIVVDLTREEIGIPVVRVIVPGLEVFAMDPERKGERVKNAADHRLSRAKP, from the coding sequence ATGCAGCTCCAATCGTGCAAAAAGACCTACAACAACGAGACCCAGCGTGCTGTCCCCCTTGAAGAGACCCTTGCCCGGATCGAGCCGAAAGTCGCGGCTGCCGGCATCACCCGCGTCGCGGACATCACGAGCCTGGACCGGATCGGGATCCCGGTCTTCTCCTGCATCCGGCCCACGGCAGAAGCAGGGGCAATCACAGTTTACAACGGGAAGGGGGCAACGGTCGAGGAGTCGCGGATCTCGGCCATAATGGAAGGGATAGAACGGTATTCCGCGGAAGTCCATGACCGCGAGATCCGGGTCGCGCTCTATGACGAGATGAAGATGGAGGGAAACGTCCTTGACCCGCACGACCTCATCCTCCCGGAAGGCGCCCAGACGGACCGGTTCATGTCTTGGTGCCGGGGGTACGATATCGCACGCGGCGAGGACCTCTGGGTACCGGCCTATGCGGTCTTCCACCCGGTCCCGTTCCAGTACCGGGGGCCCATGCGCACGAATACCAACGGCCTTGCATCGGGGAATACCCGGGAGGAGGCGATCTTCCACGCGCTCTCCGAGGTAGTCGAGCGGGACGCATGGTCACTTGTGGAGACGACACGCAACACGGGACCGGCGGTCATCGATATTGACGATCCCACCATCCGCGATATGCAGAAGAAGTTTGCCGATGCCGGGGTCGAGGTGACCGTCCGCGATATAACAAGCGACATCGGCATCCCCACCATGGCCGCGGTTGCAGACGACGTGCTGACAAAAGACCCGATGCTCCTTACCATCGGTATCGGAACGCACACGAGCGCCCGGATCGCGGTGATGCGGGCGCTGACCGAGGTTGCGCAGAGCCGCCTTACGCAGATCCACGGGGCACGCGAAGACACGACGCTTGCCGAGATGCGGAAGCGGATGGGGTACGAGCGGGCAAAGCGGATCAACGGCTACTGGTACCGCGACAACGGGACTATTCCCTACAAGGACGTTACATCATCCGACAGCGATGACTTCAAAAAGGATATCGAGTTCGTTGTTGAGTCCTTAAAGAAGCAGGGCCTGGACCGGGTGATCGTCGTGGACCTTACCCGGGAAGAGATCGGGATCCCGGTTGTCCGCGTCATCGTGCCGGGCCTTGAAGTGTTCGCCATGGATCCGGAGCGGAAAGGGGAGCGGGTGAAGAATGCAGCGGATCACCGTCTTTCTCGGGCCAAGCCTTGA
- a CDS encoding MBL fold metallo-hydrolase yields the protein MTEHKLKPADRVEITVLVDNYTDVLMNTSSTPVDRRLPYNPDRHILAEHGLSCLVKVFSRKKEHAILLDAGLSAECLPRNACQMRISLAGIEAVVLSHGHYDHTGALDCVVSGAGRQIPLIAHPDAFLPRRRNVPGKGIFNQRFPDAVALKRAGADIRMRSGPSTLAAGHLLVTGEVERKTSFEKGVTGAEIERDGKWVADLLRDDQALVMSVKDKGLVVLSGCAHAGIINTVEYAKKITGTDHVHAVLGGFHLSGKVYEQVVPPTIEAMTQINPQYIVPMHCTGWSTINRFMTAMTGKCILNTLGTTYVF from the coding sequence ATGACCGAACACAAGCTGAAGCCCGCCGACCGGGTCGAGATCACGGTCCTGGTTGACAACTATACGGACGTTCTTATGAACACTTCTTCAACGCCCGTTGACCGACGGCTGCCGTACAACCCTGACCGGCATATCCTGGCCGAGCACGGCCTCTCCTGCCTCGTGAAGGTATTCTCTAGGAAAAAGGAGCATGCCATTCTGCTGGATGCCGGGCTCTCCGCTGAGTGCCTGCCCCGGAATGCCTGCCAGATGAGGATCTCCCTTGCCGGGATCGAAGCGGTTGTCTTAAGCCACGGCCACTATGACCATACCGGGGCACTCGATTGCGTTGTTTCCGGAGCAGGGCGGCAGATCCCCCTCATCGCCCACCCGGATGCCTTCCTCCCCCGCAGGCGGAATGTCCCTGGAAAAGGCATCTTCAACCAGCGCTTCCCGGACGCTGTGGCACTGAAGAGAGCAGGGGCCGACATCAGGATGCGCAGCGGACCATCGACCCTTGCAGCCGGTCACCTGCTCGTCACGGGTGAAGTGGAGCGGAAGACATCCTTCGAGAAGGGTGTGACGGGGGCTGAGATCGAGCGGGACGGGAAATGGGTCGCCGATCTCCTCCGCGACGACCAAGCACTGGTGATGAGCGTGAAGGACAAGGGGCTTGTTGTGCTGAGCGGCTGCGCCCATGCCGGGATCATCAATACCGTGGAATACGCAAAGAAGATCACCGGGACCGATCACGTCCATGCAGTCCTGGGGGGGTTCCACCTTTCCGGCAAGGTATACGAACAGGTCGTCCCCCCGACCATCGAAGCGATGACGCAGATCAACCCGCAGTACATTGTCCCCATGCACTGCACCGGGTGGAGCACCATCAACCGGTTCATGACAGCAATGACGGGGAAGTGCATCTTAAACACGCTCGGGACAACATACGTGTTCTGA
- a CDS encoding DUF2284 domain-containing protein — MKKDPVSPQYAFLVEKARELGAKDVKVIPAADIVVENRIPLKCRAGCISYGKKLICPPYVPTPDEFRKILSEYRYALLVKFISPAEADPVVICSIYKYWLDPEAPADRKEQATQFWKDHFNGTGAFAPMMLELERTAFNAGNPFALAFVNGSCRLCETCNVKAGICVHPTQARIPEHAVGVNMVKTAEKAGMPIRFPVQGHPELMALLLID; from the coding sequence ATGAAGAAGGATCCGGTCTCCCCGCAGTATGCATTTCTCGTTGAAAAAGCCAGGGAACTCGGTGCGAAAGATGTAAAAGTGATCCCGGCAGCGGATATCGTTGTCGAGAACCGCATCCCTCTCAAGTGCCGGGCCGGCTGCATCAGCTATGGGAAGAAACTGATCTGTCCGCCGTACGTGCCAACCCCGGACGAGTTCCGGAAGATCCTCTCGGAGTACCGCTACGCCCTGCTCGTGAAGTTCATCTCACCGGCAGAAGCCGATCCTGTCGTGATCTGTTCGATCTACAAGTACTGGCTTGATCCCGAAGCACCAGCTGACAGGAAGGAGCAGGCAACGCAGTTCTGGAAAGATCACTTCAACGGCACCGGTGCATTCGCACCGATGATGCTTGAACTGGAACGGACCGCGTTCAATGCCGGCAACCCGTTCGCTCTCGCATTCGTCAACGGCTCGTGCCGGCTCTGCGAGACCTGCAACGTGAAAGCAGGAATCTGCGTACATCCCACGCAGGCCCGGATTCCCGAGCATGCGGTGGGCGTCAACATGGTGAAGACTGCAGAGAAGGCGGGGATGCCGATCCGGTTCCCGGTACAGGGACACCCTGAACTCATGGCACTCCTTCTTATAGACTGA
- the fen gene encoding flap endonuclease-1 yields the protein MGVALRDIIADYKTPVSWEALPGIAAVDANNTLYQFLTIIRQPDGTPLMDRQGRVTSHLSGILFRISNFMAKGIKPVFVFDGKPTQLKQATIEERRKLRDTAGEKWREAVERGDEAEAYKQARSSTRVDDTIIRTSRELLGLMGIPVVQAPGEGEAQAAFMVARGDCLYVISQDYDTLLFGAPTLVRNLTVSGKRKIRGRQITVNPERIVLAETLAGLKLTREQLIEIGILVGTDFNPGVEGVGAKTGLKIVQKGEFAAKLKEKQPDFDPAPVMEMFLKPPVTTEYSVAAGHPDAEGIKKMLCDGYDFSEERVDKALEGFSVKAGQKTLESWF from the coding sequence ATGGGCGTTGCACTACGGGATATCATCGCGGACTATAAGACACCGGTCAGCTGGGAGGCCCTGCCGGGCATAGCGGCAGTGGACGCCAACAACACCCTGTACCAGTTCCTCACCATCATCCGGCAGCCGGACGGCACGCCCCTGATGGACCGCCAAGGAAGGGTCACCTCCCACCTCTCCGGTATCCTCTTCCGGATCTCGAACTTCATGGCAAAGGGGATCAAGCCGGTCTTTGTCTTCGACGGGAAGCCCACGCAGCTGAAGCAGGCAACGATCGAAGAGCGCCGTAAGCTCCGCGATACAGCCGGGGAGAAGTGGCGGGAAGCAGTTGAACGCGGGGACGAAGCCGAGGCATACAAGCAGGCGCGGTCATCGACACGGGTCGACGACACGATCATCAGAACATCCAGGGAACTCCTCGGGCTCATGGGAATCCCGGTGGTGCAGGCACCGGGCGAGGGAGAGGCGCAGGCCGCGTTCATGGTGGCGAGGGGCGATTGCCTGTACGTCATCTCGCAGGACTACGACACGCTCCTCTTCGGCGCCCCGACTCTTGTCCGCAACCTGACGGTATCGGGCAAGCGGAAGATCCGGGGCCGGCAGATCACGGTGAATCCGGAACGCATCGTACTTGCTGAAACGCTTGCAGGGCTGAAGCTCACCCGCGAACAGTTGATCGAGATCGGAATCCTCGTGGGGACGGACTTCAACCCGGGCGTTGAAGGCGTTGGTGCAAAGACCGGCCTGAAGATCGTGCAGAAGGGGGAATTCGCGGCAAAACTCAAAGAAAAACAGCCGGACTTCGACCCGGCACCGGTGATGGAGATGTTCTTAAAGCCACCGGTCACAACGGAATACTCGGTTGCCGCAGGCCATCCTGATGCTGAAGGGATCAAAAAGATGCTCTGCGATGGTTACGACTTCTCGGAAGAGCGGGTGGACAAGGCACTCGAAGGGTTCTCGGTGAAGGCCGGGCAGAAGACGCTCGAGAGCTGGTTCTGA
- a CDS encoding presenilin family intramembrane aspartyl protease PSH yields the protein METKNLAPLIAMPLLLLAVEIGAVLLSLPVQASGIVAFENPEDLANPVWFIGILLVFTAFLLVLIKYDMKRVIAAVIGISIFLTFCYIFAAVTFAAMGETDPAMVIAFILAILATILLYKFPEWYVIDGLGVLIGAGVAAIFGASLEILPVLILLVLLAAYDAISVYKTKHMITLAEGVIDQKTPILFVIPKRKDYSFIKEGIGKLADGGERAAFIIGMGDMIMPAILVVSANVFLKGSRLGGLINLPALGAILGSVAGLVVLLYFVMSGKPQAGLPPICGGTIIGFLIGWSAVGFA from the coding sequence ATGGAGACAAAGAACCTCGCCCCCCTGATCGCAATGCCGCTCCTGCTCCTTGCCGTGGAGATCGGAGCCGTCCTCCTCTCGCTCCCCGTCCAGGCCTCGGGCATCGTGGCCTTCGAGAACCCGGAAGACCTGGCAAACCCGGTCTGGTTCATCGGCATCCTGCTTGTCTTCACGGCATTCCTTCTTGTCCTGATCAAGTATGATATGAAGCGGGTCATCGCGGCGGTTATCGGGATCTCCATCTTCCTGACGTTCTGCTACATCTTTGCGGCGGTCACGTTCGCGGCGATGGGTGAGACCGACCCGGCAATGGTCATTGCGTTCATCCTTGCCATCCTGGCCACGATCCTGTTATACAAATTCCCGGAATGGTACGTCATCGATGGCCTTGGTGTCCTTATCGGGGCCGGGGTGGCAGCGATCTTCGGGGCCTCGCTGGAGATCCTCCCGGTCCTCATCCTTCTCGTCCTGCTCGCAGCCTACGACGCGATCTCCGTGTACAAAACCAAGCATATGATCACGCTGGCCGAAGGTGTCATCGACCAGAAAACGCCCATTCTCTTTGTCATCCCCAAGCGGAAAGACTACTCGTTCATCAAAGAAGGGATTGGCAAGCTTGCCGATGGTGGCGAGCGGGCAGCGTTCATCATTGGCATGGGCGACATGATCATGCCCGCGATCCTCGTGGTCTCGGCCAATGTTTTCCTGAAAGGCTCACGGCTGGGCGGGCTTATCAATCTCCCGGCGCTTGGGGCAATTCTTGGTTCGGTCGCGGGTCTTGTCGTGCTCCTGTACTTTGTCATGTCCGGGAAGCCGCAGGCCGGGCTGCCGCCGATTTGTGGTGGGACGATCATCGGATTTTTGATTGGGTGGTCGGCGGTAGGGTTTGCGTAA
- a CDS encoding cation:proton antiporter yields the protein MESLFTSPEFQMSLLLFVALGGYLIASRINQSAVIGLILVGLLVGPSVLGWITYTDFVRSLAHLGAVILLFVIGFEFNMKDILHPRNFAIAAVGVIVPWIGGWWLAVLFGFDSASAIFVGTACTATSIAITANVLKELGKLQTEAAKAIIGAAVIDDVLALLVLAISTDVVGGSFSYLGIAVVTVKAVAFIVLAGAFGLLVISKFLVRLDATPFVRKYPEFIFIFAMMLAFLYAMFAELVGLSAIVGAFIAGVSFKDVELHQSHSLKEGAEYLQIIFASIFFVSLGIIADLHQVTPEIVIFLAALTLVAILTKVIGCGIPAKLGGLCGKDSLIVGFGMAPRGEVAMIVALIGLEAGIIGQGVYVALVLMSLLTTIITPIVYRNWFYKGEYCTYDDKGAGIGEGR from the coding sequence ATGGAGAGCCTGTTTACCTCACCTGAATTCCAGATGAGCCTGCTCCTCTTCGTTGCGCTCGGCGGATATCTCATCGCATCGCGGATCAACCAGTCGGCCGTCATCGGCCTCATCCTGGTCGGCCTCCTCGTGGGCCCGAGCGTTCTTGGGTGGATCACCTATACGGACTTTGTCCGCAGCCTCGCCCATCTCGGGGCTGTGATCCTGCTCTTTGTCATCGGCTTCGAGTTCAACATGAAGGACATCCTCCACCCGCGGAACTTTGCCATTGCCGCTGTCGGTGTCATCGTGCCGTGGATTGGCGGCTGGTGGCTTGCCGTCCTCTTCGGGTTTGACTCGGCCAGCGCCATCTTCGTCGGGACTGCGTGCACGGCAACGAGCATTGCGATCACCGCGAATGTCTTGAAGGAACTGGGCAAGCTCCAGACGGAAGCCGCCAAAGCGATCATCGGGGCTGCAGTCATTGATGATGTTCTTGCCCTGCTGGTACTTGCGATCAGCACGGACGTGGTTGGTGGATCGTTCTCTTATCTCGGCATCGCGGTCGTCACGGTCAAGGCGGTAGCGTTTATCGTTCTCGCGGGAGCATTCGGCCTGCTCGTGATCAGCAAATTCCTCGTGCGGCTCGATGCGACACCGTTTGTCCGGAAATACCCTGAGTTTATCTTCATCTTTGCGATGATGCTCGCGTTCCTGTATGCCATGTTTGCCGAACTGGTCGGGCTCTCGGCCATTGTCGGGGCGTTCATTGCCGGCGTCTCGTTCAAGGACGTGGAACTCCACCAGAGCCACAGCCTCAAGGAAGGGGCGGAGTACCTCCAGATCATCTTTGCCTCGATCTTCTTTGTCTCGCTCGGCATCATCGCCGACCTTCACCAGGTCACACCGGAGATCGTCATCTTCCTCGCAGCCCTGACCCTTGTTGCGATCCTGACCAAGGTGATCGGCTGCGGGATCCCGGCAAAGCTCGGCGGGCTCTGCGGCAAGGACTCGCTCATCGTGGGATTTGGTATGGCTCCCCGGGGGGAGGTGGCGATGATCGTTGCGCTCATCGGACTCGAAGCCGGGATCATCGGGCAGGGCGTTTACGTGGCACTTGTTTTGATGAGCCTGCTCACGACCATCATCACGCCCATCGTGTACCGCAACTGGTTCTACAAGGGAGAGTACTGCACGTATGATGACAAGGGGGCAGGCATTGGTGAGGGGAGATAG
- a CDS encoding universal stress protein produces MFENVLLPTDFSPDSQKVLEYVRDIPGVKKVILLHVVDATRASLRGWEHDPKIENAKILIKENQRMLEQAGLVADIKIETLVNTITRGNIPLTILEKAEREKTDLIVMGARGRNTIESILLGSVSANVTRHAKMPVLLMRFPPESCSMGSRPSLFSRILVPLDFSEPSRDALACLARIPAQRKVTLLHVVDKGESREEIQAAVGAAKENLAGIAHELAGRGREAEPVVHIGYPPDEITATADRLSATLILMSPKGEGWMRELRALIIGSTTSAVVRRAHRPVLITAGCSGE; encoded by the coding sequence ATGTTTGAGAACGTTCTGCTGCCAACGGATTTTTCCCCGGACTCGCAGAAGGTGCTTGAGTACGTCAGGGACATTCCGGGGGTAAAAAAGGTCATCCTCCTTCACGTGGTCGATGCCACTCGGGCGTCGCTACGGGGATGGGAGCATGACCCGAAGATCGAGAACGCGAAGATCCTGATCAAAGAGAACCAGAGGATGCTGGAACAGGCCGGGCTCGTGGCGGACATAAAAATCGAGACCCTCGTGAACACGATTACCCGGGGGAACATCCCGCTCACCATTCTTGAGAAGGCAGAGCGGGAGAAGACAGACCTCATCGTCATGGGTGCACGCGGCAGGAACACGATAGAGAGTATCCTCCTTGGCAGCGTGTCGGCAAACGTCACCCGTCATGCAAAGATGCCGGTCCTCCTCATGCGCTTTCCGCCGGAGTCCTGTTCCATGGGCAGCCGTCCGAGCCTGTTCTCCCGCATTCTTGTGCCGCTCGACTTCTCGGAACCGTCACGCGATGCACTCGCCTGCCTTGCCCGTATCCCGGCACAAAGGAAGGTCACGCTTCTCCACGTGGTAGACAAGGGCGAATCCAGAGAAGAGATCCAGGCAGCGGTCGGGGCTGCAAAGGAGAACCTGGCAGGAATTGCACACGAGCTTGCGGGCAGGGGACGTGAAGCGGAGCCGGTGGTCCACATCGGCTATCCCCCCGACGAGATTACGGCAACTGCCGACCGGCTTTCTGCAACGCTCATCCTGATGAGCCCGAAGGGCGAGGGCTGGATGCGGGAACTCCGTGCGCTCATCATCGGCAGCACAACGAGCGCGGTCGTGCGGCGGGCGCATCGGCCGGTCCTGATCACGGCAGGGTGCAGCGGAGAATGA
- a CDS encoding KamA family radical SAM protein, with protein MNPRYITTVDELDNRVGLAPKERETMETVTDTFPFRTNDYYLSLIDWKNRHDPLRRIVIPDASELTGCGSSDPSCERDFTRKPGLQHKYDQTGLLLLTDVCGGICRFCFRKRLFMSCERETVKDISGSLDYIREHKEITNILLSGGDPLMLETKRLEGVLRELREIPHVNIIRIGSKLLAYNPYRILNDPALLSVLSRYSTAEKRIYVMAHFNHPRELTEVSMQAADALRKAGVAVVNQTPILHGINNDPDTLTALFRKVSFAGISPYYVFQCRPSLGNQIFQVPVEQSYEILQKSWQACSGLAKRARFVMSHATGKIEFVGKTAGHVFMRYHQAADPANIGKFMVFKANPVARWFDDYRHALTDYTPRKMWLF; from the coding sequence GTGAATCCCAGATACATTACTACTGTAGACGAGCTCGACAACCGTGTCGGGCTTGCCCCCAAGGAGAGAGAGACGATGGAGACCGTGACGGACACGTTCCCGTTCCGCACGAACGATTACTACCTCTCCTTAATCGACTGGAAGAACCGTCACGACCCCCTCAGGAGGATTGTGATCCCCGATGCATCCGAACTTACCGGCTGCGGGTCAAGCGACCCCTCGTGCGAACGGGACTTTACCCGGAAACCCGGTCTCCAGCACAAGTATGACCAGACCGGCCTTCTTCTCCTCACCGATGTGTGTGGCGGTATCTGCCGCTTCTGTTTCCGGAAACGCCTCTTCATGTCCTGCGAGCGCGAAACGGTAAAGGACATCTCCGGCTCCCTCGACTATATCCGCGAGCATAAGGAGATCACCAACATCCTCTTAAGCGGGGGCGACCCCCTCATGCTGGAGACGAAGAGGCTTGAAGGTGTCCTCCGCGAGCTCCGCGAGATCCCCCACGTCAATATCATCCGGATCGGGAGCAAGCTGCTCGCGTACAACCCGTACCGGATCCTCAATGACCCGGCACTCCTGTCGGTCCTCTCGCGTTACAGCACGGCGGAGAAGCGGATCTACGTAATGGCGCACTTCAACCACCCCCGCGAGCTCACCGAAGTCTCGATGCAGGCAGCCGATGCGTTAAGGAAGGCCGGTGTTGCCGTTGTCAACCAGACCCCCATCCTTCACGGGATCAACAACGACCCGGATACACTCACCGCACTCTTCCGCAAGGTCTCCTTTGCCGGCATCTCCCCGTATTACGTCTTCCAGTGCCGGCCCTCCCTCGGGAACCAGATCTTCCAGGTGCCGGTCGAGCAGTCCTACGAGATCCTCCAGAAGTCCTGGCAGGCCTGCTCGGGGCTTGCAAAGCGGGCCCGGTTCGTCATGTCGCACGCAACCGGCAAGATTGAATTTGTCGGGAAGACCGCCGGGCATGTCTTCATGCGGTACCACCAGGCCGCCGACCCGGCAAACATCGGGAAATTCATGGTCTTTAAGGCAAACCCCGTGGCACGGTGGTTTGACGATTACCGGCATGCACTGACCGATTATACACCACGGAAGATGTGGCTCTTCTGA
- a CDS encoding mechanosensitive ion channel family protein, whose product MLENIIFAAITIVVGFVIAGIAWGIIWWLKKKAEQTTTHLDDIILNAVGTPLVIWIVLISIYIALTQYDIVPSTLGRFSTGQIINAVFILLAAWAVSVFLSNLIRTYGTLLAERTEADLDRIIQILLIIVKYVIWFVVFLILLHTFEIDITALLAAAGIAGIAVALAAQDIIGNFFAGIVIAFDKPFRLGDRVRIDTFFGDVVRLGARSTRIRTMDSQIVTIPNTTVTSNVVTNYSMPDTTLKVRIPFSVAYGTDMDKVTEILLSIARDAVEKTPWVLSEPAPAVFLREFGESALNGQLTLWINDFSLQWETEDWINREILSRFQREGIEMPFRQIDIRVRETKE is encoded by the coding sequence ATGCTTGAAAATATCATCTTCGCTGCTATCACGATTGTTGTCGGGTTCGTCATCGCGGGCATTGCCTGGGGCATCATCTGGTGGCTGAAGAAGAAAGCCGAACAGACAACCACCCACCTGGACGATATCATCCTGAATGCGGTGGGCACCCCCCTTGTCATCTGGATCGTCCTCATCTCGATCTATATTGCGCTGACCCAGTACGACATTGTCCCGTCAACCCTGGGCAGGTTCAGCACCGGCCAGATCATCAACGCGGTCTTCATCCTCCTTGCTGCTTGGGCAGTCTCGGTCTTCCTCTCCAACCTTATCAGGACGTACGGCACCCTGCTTGCGGAACGGACGGAAGCCGACCTTGACCGGATCATCCAGATCCTCCTCATCATCGTAAAATATGTCATCTGGTTTGTCGTTTTCCTCATCCTGTTGCACACCTTCGAGATCGATATCACCGCGCTGCTTGCCGCTGCCGGGATTGCCGGGATAGCCGTTGCTCTTGCCGCACAGGACATCATCGGCAACTTCTTTGCCGGCATTGTCATTGCCTTCGACAAGCCCTTCCGGCTGGGTGACCGGGTCCGGATCGACACGTTCTTTGGCGATGTCGTGCGCCTTGGCGCCCGGAGCACCCGGATCCGGACTATGGACAGCCAGATCGTGACCATCCCCAACACCACGGTCACCTCGAATGTCGTGACCAACTATTCCATGCCCGATACCACCCTGAAAGTCCGGATCCCGTTCTCCGTTGCTTACGGGACGGATATGGACAAGGTCACGGAGATACTCCTCTCCATTGCGAGGGACGCTGTGGAGAAGACCCCGTGGGTCCTTTCCGAGCCGGCTCCCGCGGTCTTTCTCCGCGAATTCGGGGAATCCGCACTCAACGGGCAGCTTACTCTCTGGATCAACGACTTCAGCCTCCAGTGGGAGACCGAAGACTGGATCAACCGGGAGATCCTCAGCCGGTTCCAGAGAGAAGGCATCGAGATGCCGTTCCGGCAGATCGATATCCGGGTGCGGGAGACAAAAGAATAG